The following DNA comes from Synechococcales cyanobacterium T60_A2020_003.
TTCGGCAACTGCTGCGGCTGGGGGTGATTCCGATTGTGAATGAAAACGATACCTTGGCCGTTGATGAACTGAAATTTGGCGATAACGATACCCTCTCGGCTCTCGTTGCCAGTTTGGTAGAAGCAGACTGGCTGTTTTTGTTAACCGATGTGGATCGGCTCTATTCCGCAGACCCTCGCTATAATCCCGATGCCACACCGATTACGCTGGTGGAAAAAATTGACCAACTGGACGCCATGGTGGAGATTGGCGATCGCGGTACCAGTTGGGGAACCGGGGGCATGGTGACGAAAATTTCCGCCGCTCGGATTGCAACCGCTGCCGGGGTGCGCACCGTGATTACGGAAGGGCGATCGCCCCAAAATTTGCTGAAGATTCTGGCGGGGGAACCCTTGGGAACGCAGTTTGCCCCGCAACCCGATCCCTCTAATGCCCGCAAGCGCTGGATTGCCCACGGTCTGGTTCCGGCAGGGAAGCTGTATCTTGATCCGGGAGCGATTCGCGCCATTTCTGAAGGGGGGAAATCCCTTCTGGCGGCGGGGATTACGGAAGTGGAAGGCGAGTTTCAGCGGCAGGATGCGGTGCTGTTGTGCGATCGTACGGGGCGGGAGGTGGCCAGAGGGCTGGTCAACTACAGCAGCCCAGAACTGCAAAAAATTCAGGGGCGACACTCCGACGAAATTCCCACAATCCTGGGGTATCCCAGTCCAGAAACGGTTGTCCATCGCGATAACCTCGTCCTGAGCCTATAATTGCTCATCCACCGTGGACTCATTCACAATCGGGCGACCGAGCCGCGCATCGGGAATGTAATACCCCGGATCTTCCGCCACCCAGCCCAGGTCAGAATTCAGCCGCACCTCAAAATGGAGATGGGCGATCGCCGCATCGCCGCTCATGCCCGCTGTTCCAATCTGCTCTCCAGCATTTACCGTTTGGCCTGGAGTCACTTGAATCGAGTCGAGTTGGGCATAGCGAGTCTGGAGTCCCTGGCTGTGATTAATCACCACCAGCTTGCCATAGGTACCCTGTACATCGGCATAGGCGACTACGCCAGACCCGACCGCATACACTGGATCGCCCACGGCTGCTTCCAAATCAATCCCGCTGTGAAACCCAACAATTCCCGTATCGGGACTGACCTGCCATCCATATCCGGTCAGAATCCGGGCTGAACTGGCGAGGGGATAGCCCGTGATGGTTGTTGTTTCCTCCTCTTCCGGCGTTGTGAAACCATTAACCCCTGGAATAAAGACGACGGTTCCTGGCGTGGTTTGGCAGCCATTCAGCTCAAATAGCAAATCAGCCCGCACCTGATACTGCGCCGCGAGACTGCGCCACGTGCTGCCTGCAGGGGGCGTCACCTGAATGCCGTTGTAGGGTGGAATCGTGAGGGTGCGGCCTGAGGTCAGGGGGGTTTGGAGTGACGGATTGAACGCCAGCAAGGTCGCAGGTAAAAGGTTATATTGAGCCGCAATACTCTCCAGGGTTTCCCCGGCCTGAACGGTATGTTGGGTATAGCGGGAGAGCGCCGATTCGGGGCAGAGGTCTTGGGTTTCGGTCTGGGCATGGAGGGTCGGCACCCAGACACTACTCCACGGTGCTAGGATGACCCCGCCACTCCAGAGGCCAATCGTTAGGAATTTCGATACCAGCCCTGCCCCTTTTCCCCTGGAACGGATGCTCAACCATTGACGCGCCATAGCCTGCCCACTCACTCAAAAAACGCCGCTAGCAATCCACGCTAGGAAACGAACTATTGGAGAATCCTCCTCTCCTCTGGATGGTAGCGCACAGGGGATAGGAATCGGGGCAGGATTAGTTACACTAGAAGCGATCGCCTCCATTCGCTGTTTCGTAGACTATGGGCTTACCCACCAGAGATTTAAGTCGTTCTGTATTGCTGTTGCTGGCAGGCGGGAGCCTTGGATTGGTCGGCAGCTATTACCTGAACATGCAGCGGATGCAGGTTCTCCCGTCACCAGCCGCAACAGAGCCACCGTTGAGTGCCGCGATTCCACCCACGCCGATCGCTCGTCCGCAACTGTCCTCCAACTCTTCCCACAACTTCATTGCCGAAGCCGCTGAAAAAGTTGGGGCGGCGGTGGTGCGAATTGA
Coding sequences within:
- the proB gene encoding glutamate 5-kinase, with translation MSQTIVVKIGTSSLTLPDTGLMALSTIASLVEVLTELRRQGHQVILVSSGAVGVGCARLGLTERPKAIAMKQAVAAVGQGRLMRIYDDLFTTLQQPIAQVLITRSDLVQRSRYVNAYRTFRQLLRLGVIPIVNENDTLAVDELKFGDNDTLSALVASLVEADWLFLLTDVDRLYSADPRYNPDATPITLVEKIDQLDAMVEIGDRGTSWGTGGMVTKISAARIATAAGVRTVITEGRSPQNLLKILAGEPLGTQFAPQPDPSNARKRWIAHGLVPAGKLYLDPGAIRAISEGGKSLLAAGITEVEGEFQRQDAVLLCDRTGREVARGLVNYSSPELQKIQGRHSDEIPTILGYPSPETVVHRDNLVLSL
- a CDS encoding M23 family metallopeptidase, which codes for MARQWLSIRSRGKGAGLVSKFLTIGLWSGGVILAPWSSVWVPTLHAQTETQDLCPESALSRYTQHTVQAGETLESIAAQYNLLPATLLAFNPSLQTPLTSGRTLTIPPYNGIQVTPPAGSTWRSLAAQYQVRADLLFELNGCQTTPGTVVFIPGVNGFTTPEEEETTTITGYPLASSARILTGYGWQVSPDTGIVGFHSGIDLEAAVGDPVYAVGSGVVAYADVQGTYGKLVVINHSQGLQTRYAQLDSIQVTPGQTVNAGEQIGTAGMSGDAAIAHLHFEVRLNSDLGWVAEDPGYYIPDARLGRPIVNESTVDEQL